A genomic stretch from Psilocybe cubensis strain MGC-MH-2018 chromosome 1, whole genome shotgun sequence includes:
- a CDS encoding Succinate/fumarate mitochondrial transporter: MYHRRLADKQTGKTSIGNIFIAGLGAGVTEAVAIVTPMEVVKIPLQAQQHLLADPLEAPRYRNAGHAVYTIIREEGISTLYRGVSLTPLRQATNQGANFTAYQEIKKLAHKYQPDLVELPSYQHMMIGLISGAMGPFSNAPIDTIKTRLQKAKATPGQSSFQRIFAIAADMWKMEGVRSFYKGITPACCAWHPGRRSCSRFMNA; encoded by the exons ATGTACCATCGTCGGCTTGCCGATAAGCAAACAGGGAAGACGAGCATTGGGAATATCTTCATTG CCGGTCTTGGGGCTGGAGTGACGGAAGCTGTTGCCATCGTGACGCCCATGGAAGTGGTGAAGATTCCTCTGCAAGCTCAACAACATTTATTGGCCGATCCTCTTGAAGCGCCTCGGTACCGTAATGCTGGTCATGCTGTGTACACCATCATTCGTGAGGAAGGAATCTCGACATTGTATCGTGGTGTCTCTTTGACGCCACTGAGACAAGCTACGAATCAGG GTGCCAACTTCACCGCGTaccaagaaatcaagaagctCGCGCATAAGTACCAGCCAGACTTGGTCGAGCTACCATCCTACCAACACATGATGATTGGTCTTATCTCTGGAGCTATGGGTCCGTTCTCAAATGCACCAATAGACACTATCAAAACTC GTCTACAAAAAGCCAAAGCAACTCCAGGCCAATCCTCCTTCCAGCGCATATTCGCGATCGCGGCAGATATGTGGAAGATGGAGGGCGTGCGGTCATTCTACAAGGGCATCACCCCCGCGTGCTGCGCGTGGCACCCGGGCAGGCGATCGTGTTCGCGGTTTATGAACGCGTGA